From Ochotona princeps isolate mOchPri1 chromosome X, mOchPri1.hap1, whole genome shotgun sequence, one genomic window encodes:
- the TSR2 gene encoding pre-rRNA-processing protein TSR2 homolog encodes MAGSGEDVRELFKAGVRAALEAWPALQIAVDNGFGGVHSQEKAEWLGVAVEDYFLRNADLELEEVEDFLGELMTNEFDTVVEDGSLPQVSQQLQTLFCHFQRGDGAALKEMASHITQKKCKVTATAVSTPKEADEIEADVDSVEEMEVTATSDAGVPGEARPQPERADPSVPTIKEEDIVEDGWTIVRRKK; translated from the exons ATGGCGGGCTCCGGGGAGGATGTACGAGAGCTCTTCAAGGCTGGTGTCCGCGCTGCGCTGGAAGCCTGGCCGGCCTTGCAG ATCGCGGTGGACAATGGCTTCGGGGGCGTGCACAGCCAGGAGAAGGCCGAGTGGCTGGGGGTTGCGGTGGAAGATTACTTCCTGCGCAATG CTGACTTGGAGCTTGAGGAGGTGGAGGACTTCCTAGGCGAGCTGATGACCAACGAGTTTGATACGGTCGTGGAGGATGGCAGCCTGCCCCAG gtgagccagcagctgcagacctTGTTCTGCCACTTCCAGAGGGGCGACGGGGCTGCCTTGAAGGAGATGGCCTCCCACATCACACAGAAAAAGTGCAAGGTCACAGCCACCGCCGTTAGCACCCCAAAAGAAGCTGATGAGATTGAAGCCGATGTGGACAGTGTGGAAGAGATGGAG GTCACGGCGACAAGTGATGCAGGTGTTCCTGGAGAGGCTCGCCCCCAGCCTGAGCGCGCTGATCCAAGTGTGCCCACCATTAAGGAAGAGGAtatagtggaagatggctggaCCATTGTCCGGAGAAAGAAATGA